GAGATGAGGATCAAGATGGGTGCCAGACAATTCGTGGATATGTTTGATGGCATCTTCCACGGCCCAGGCCTCTTTGTATGGACGCTGAGAGGTGAGGGCATCGAAAATATCGCAGATGGCGCAGATTCGTCCCGGTAAAGGAATATCTTCCCCTGACAATTTATTGGGATACCCTGACCCATCCCATTTTTCATGGTGAGTCAGTGCGATAATTTCCGCCATTTGGAGCAAGGGAGAATCACTCCCAGAGAGCAATTCGGCGCCGATGAGCGTGTGGCGTCGCATTGTGTGCCATTCTTCCGACGTTAACTGGTCTGGTTTTAAAAGAATGTCGTCTGGAATGCCTATCTTCCCGATATCGTGCATCGGCATCGCCTGCTGAACGAGCTTACACTCCTCTTCGGTCATGCCCGCCGCCTGGGCGAGAATCGCCGCATAGTGACTCATCCGCACAATATGAGATCCGGTATCATTGTCCCGGTATTCGGCAGCCCGTCCCAATCGATGGATGACTTCTCGTTGCGTGTCCTCGAGCGCTTGCGTCCTTGTCAGGACCGTTTCTTCCAGGGTTTCCATATACCGCTTATTTTCTTTGTGGAGCAGGCTGGTTTCCAATAGATTACGAATCCTCATCAACACTTCTACTTTATCAAACGGCTTATTCAAAAAGTCTTTTGCGCCAGACTCAAGCGCCCGCAATCGGGTTCCCCGGTCCTCTTCCGAGGTTAAGACCAGAATGGGCAAATAGGGTCGCTTATTGACGATCTTCAATTGTCCCATGACCTGAAAACCATCGACTTCAGGCATGCGAATGTCCAGGCAAATCAGGTCTGGGTTCATTTCTCGGTAGAGTCGCACGACATCGGTCGATTCGGTCGTACTATGAATGTTCGTATAGCCGGCTGACTGAAGAATGTTCTCCAACAGCATAATATTCGTCATTTGATCATCCACGATCAAAACGGCTGCTTGTTGACATTGGTGTTGAGAGATCATGATTCCTCTCGCCAAAAGGTGGACTTCAAAAAATTACTCTCAATCAAAGGAGGTAGATGAAAGCTCCGGCTTGATGTCCTCTCTGCGGCCGTAGACCGACTGACCATGAATAGAACCTATTTCGGTCACTTACCCGAGAACTTTACGCAGTTCACTGGCTTGTGACAGATTGGAACGTGCGTGAGGAAGGGTTCTTCACACAATGACCAAGAAGAATGAACAGATGCCCACAACATCCAAAGTCGGCAGCGTTACCATTTTCAGATTTGACGACTGCGTTCCTCCATGTCATCCGCGACCGGTTCCATCTCAGAACGAGCACACGCGCCGCTCTCTCCGTTGGCGGCATCAGACATCGAGGAGCCGGATTCTCCTCTGGTTAACCACTTCGTCAACACCTCCGTTAAGGCTTCCGGCTTGATTGGCTTCGTGATATAGTCGTCCATTCCAGCCTCCAAACATTTTTCACGATCACCTTGCATCGCATTCGCCGTCATAGCGATGATCGGTACTCGACGGCCACACATTCGGCCACTCGTGTCTCCATTCAGATCTTTAGCCTCTCGCTCGACGCGCAACGCTTCACGGCGTCGAATTTCTCTCGTTGCTTCATAGCCATCCATCTCCGGCATCTGACAATCCATGAGGACCACATCATACGGTTGCCGGACAACCGCCTCGATCGCCTCTTGGCCATTCGCAGCCACATCCGCCCGATGCCCCAGTCGTTCGACCATCAAGACCGCCAACTGCTGATTGACCCGATGATCATCGGCGACGAGGACTCGGACGCTTTTCTTGCGTTCGACTTCTTTCAGCGCATGGCTGGTGATCAAAGCCGGGACAGATGCTTCCGCGCTCCCAGAGCCGTCGTTCATCACCGTCAACAAGCAGGCTTCGAGTTGGCCTTTGCGAATGGGCTTCGTTAAATACGCGGAGAACCCAGCCTGACGAGCAGCCGTCGCATCACCCCGGCGGCCTAGCGAGGTGAGAAGGATCAACCTGACTGATGCAAGGGACGAGTCGGCCTTGATAGCCCGTGCCAGGTCCAGCCCATCCATCTCGGGCATCTCCATATCCAGGATGGCCATATCATACGGCAGGCCCCGCTGAACCGCTCGCCGCAAGATCTCCAGCCCTTCTGCCGGGGTGGCCGCGGTCGTCCCGTCCATCTCCCAGTCGACAAAATATTGTGCGACGAGACGACGATTGATCTGATGATCATCCACATAACACACACGAAGTCCCTGGAATGAAGTCTGACGGTCAACCGGTTCAGGTGACGCCTGACGCTGTTTCCCTAATCGCATCGTAAACCAGAACATCGTCCCGACGCCTGGCGTGCTCTGCACGCCAATCTCTCCGCCCATTTGCTCAACGAGCTGCTTGGAAATGGCGAGGCCCAGTCCCGTCCCGCCATACTTCCTCGTAGTCGAACTATCGGCTTGGGTGAAGGGTGAAAACAGCTTGGCCTGGACTTCGGGGGACATGCCGATCCCGGTATCGGTAATTTCAGCTCGTATCAGAACCGAGTCTTCTGTTTCTTCAGAGCCATGAATCTGAACGGACACCTCTCCCTGTTTGGTGAATTTAATGGCGTTACCCACTAAATTCATGAACACCTGACGAATGCGGCCAGGGTCGCCGCATAGTGCGGTCGGCACTCGTGCCGAGACAAGCCCGACCAGTTCGAGATGCTTCTCACTGGCCTTCCCGGCCAAGAGATCCAGTGTTTCTTCGAGCGCAGTCCTGAGGTCAAAATCAATCGTCTCAAATTCAAGTTTCCCGGATTCGATCTTCGAAAAGTCTAAAATATCATTGATAATGGTCAAAAGCGCTTCAGCAGAACTTCGTACCGTATCGGCATACTGACGTTGTCGGGCAGTCAACGCCGTTTCCAATAACAAGCCGGTCATGCCGATCACGCCGTTCATGGGCGTACGAATTTCATGACTCATCGTGGCAAGAAATTCGGACTTGATTCGACTGCCCTCCTGCGCCATCAAGGCGGCCTGTTTCATATGTGCTTCCGCTCGAGTTCGTTCGATGACCCGACCAAG
The genomic region above belongs to Nitrospirales bacterium and contains:
- a CDS encoding response regulator — translated: MISQHQCQQAAVLIVDDQMTNIMLLENILQSAGYTNIHSTTESTDVVRLYREMNPDLICLDIRMPEVDGFQVMGQLKIVNKRPYLPILVLTSEEDRGTRLRALESGAKDFLNKPFDKVEVLMRIRNLLETSLLHKENKRYMETLEETVLTRTQALEDTQREVIHRLGRAAEYRDNDTGSHIVRMSHYAAILAQAAGMTEEECKLVQQAMPMHDIGKIGIPDDILLKPDQLTSEEWHTMRRHTLIGAELLSGSDSPLLQMAEIIALTHHEKWDGSGYPNKLSGEDIPLPGRICAICDIFDALTSQRPYKEAWAVEDAIKHIHELSGTHLDPHLVERFEDMLPLMLEVQRTYVDVRAMEPVSEYNS
- a CDS encoding response regulator codes for the protein MKSLKSRFQTFIEKQPEQWLIVVLSTVIALVMGIYGFLQVVERHRELESAAQQHGLALAEGLSLLGAAAVLDNLFPVQEALMNRSQANDEILDVVVIDKDNMVVASDRSDKIGKTVVPPTFGEADPDVRVSIQEGKEGSRESMVIFHPLLANSQLVGWIRVTLSLESLRQKTYYVIMKQATVSLLVILLTMYLVRKAVTRLSQALKLSETKNRRIIDTALDAVVGMDSYGLILDWNFQAEVMFGLPRDEAVGQLLSDCIIPVRYRQAHFTGLNRFLETETPTILGTRIETVACDRQGREFPVELAVSPVKGMNREWEFHAFIRDITQRKEGETALQKETAMVQLLQRAAVSANEARSIDEAFQAILDLVCEHMHCPVGHVYLTHEEDEHLLVPSKIWHLESSVFDSFRQITEQTSFRLGRGLPGSVAASCRSVWVENLAQDQIFPRAKVADAVGLTGAFAFPICIGSKATAVMELFFVQGAYLDDHLLEVVTIIGTQLGRVIERTRAEAHMKQAALMAQEGSRIKSEFLATMSHEIRTPMNGVIGMTGLLLETALTARQRQYADTVRSSAEALLTIINDILDFSKIESGKLEFETIDFDLRTALEETLDLLAGKASEKHLELVGLVSARVPTALCGDPGRIRQVFMNLVGNAIKFTKQGEVSVQIHGSEETEDSVLIRAEITDTGIGMSPEVQAKLFSPFTQADSSTTRKYGGTGLGLAISKQLVEQMGGEIGVQSTPGVGTMFWFTMRLGKQRQASPEPVDRQTSFQGLRVCYVDDHQINRRLVAQYFVDWEMDGTTAATPAEGLEILRRAVQRGLPYDMAILDMEMPEMDGLDLARAIKADSSLASVRLILLTSLGRRGDATAARQAGFSAYLTKPIRKGQLEACLLTVMNDGSGSAEASVPALITSHALKEVERKKSVRVLVADDHRVNQQLAVLMVERLGHRADVAANGQEAIEAVVRQPYDVVLMDCQMPEMDGYEATREIRRREALRVEREAKDLNGDTSGRMCGRRVPIIAMTANAMQGDREKCLEAGMDDYITKPIKPEALTEVLTKWLTRGESGSSMSDAANGESGACARSEMEPVADDMEERSRQI